In one Alphaproteobacteria bacterium SS10 genomic region, the following are encoded:
- a CDS encoding DUF429 domain-containing protein: MTAISLPPGGAVWHVDWSIRPAKRWMTAITMATDGRLIASGPQPFQPQLDKLLSIDGVLPAPLVIGLDMPIGLPEPYARRVGITDFCRFLKGEEGPDWSDFSTVSERLATVTPNRPFFPKGNIADTDKQGGKPQQNWLKQLGMEKAETYRRCDLGTDDRASAASLFWTKGANQVGKAALSGWSELIAPLLRHQADQVGLWPFDGDLAALVQDRRVTVVEAYPGEIYGWFGCKPRSKTKRDSRLEQVVALEAAIDQLELQLSSDAKQQLADGFGDDDKGEDRFDCFVGALGLVAVLADHQPAPTPEDPIFRSIEGWILGQSLDCLER, translated from the coding sequence ATGACCGCAATTTCGCTGCCCCCTGGTGGCGCTGTTTGGCATGTGGATTGGAGTATCCGACCAGCTAAACGCTGGATGACCGCTATTACCATGGCCACTGATGGCCGTTTGATAGCCTCTGGCCCACAGCCTTTTCAGCCCCAGCTCGACAAGTTACTCAGCATTGATGGCGTTCTACCCGCGCCGTTGGTGATCGGGTTGGACATGCCCATTGGCCTGCCTGAGCCCTATGCCAGAAGGGTCGGGATCACTGATTTTTGTCGCTTCCTCAAAGGTGAGGAGGGGCCAGATTGGTCGGATTTCTCAACCGTGTCTGAGCGGCTTGCGACCGTTACCCCGAACCGCCCCTTTTTCCCGAAGGGTAATATCGCTGACACTGACAAGCAGGGCGGCAAGCCACAGCAGAACTGGCTAAAGCAGCTGGGCATGGAGAAAGCGGAAACCTATCGCCGCTGCGACTTGGGCACGGATGATCGCGCCTCAGCGGCAAGCCTGTTTTGGACCAAGGGGGCCAATCAGGTAGGTAAGGCAGCGCTGTCCGGCTGGTCTGAATTGATCGCACCACTGCTTCGCCATCAGGCGGATCAGGTTGGCCTTTGGCCATTCGATGGTGACCTTGCGGCACTCGTCCAGGACCGGCGGGTCACAGTCGTTGAGGCCTATCCGGGTGAAATCTATGGCTGGTTTGGTTGCAAGCCCAGATCAAAGACCAAGCGAGACTCCCGGTTGGAGCAGGTCGTAGCTTTAGAAGCAGCAATCGACCAGCTGGAGCTTCAGCTTTCATCTGACGCTAAGCAGCAGCTGGCCGATGGCTTTGGCGATGATGATAAGGGTGAGGACCGTTTTGACTGCTTTGTTGGCGCGCTGGGGTTGGTTGCCGTGCTTGCCGACCACCAACCGGCACCAACCCCAGAAGACCCAATCTTCCGATCAATCGAAGGATGGATCTTGGGGCAGTCGCTGGATTGTTTAGAGCGCTAG
- a CDS encoding glycosyltransferase family 2 protein, whose amino-acid sequence MFSDWLKEGFLLAGQLDWQAAFYLFWPLFLFDLPRFTLSTLAVGLTWALVRRPPAPSRREVPVSVLLVGHNEGSRLPAAVRTLRRQTQENIQIVVIDDGSTDDMSSVARRLKRQGLIDDYRSTDLRGGKAAALNLGFSLCKHDVLVSCDIDTSFDDDAIERIVARLLSDDEIGAVSGNIAARNVDDNLITRFQAIEYLDNISLGRQFLDQMDWLMIVSGAFGAFRREAVERVGGWDVGPGDDSNLTIKLRRAGWKVGFAEDAWCLTNVPDSDLGVIRQRMRWDRSLIRNRFRKFRSVFSPTSKQFRWRDIFASVNALFFNVLLPFSWLLYLPYVVIFFPHLLVPLVLFLWAVYTTMSAFTFFTCALVAPRRGMHRLWIYIPGYSVYVSFFLRFIRIAACFTELAFRSSYKDSFYPEKVRRSVQQW is encoded by the coding sequence ATGTTTTCCGATTGGCTCAAAGAGGGGTTCTTGTTGGCTGGCCAGCTTGACTGGCAGGCAGCCTTCTACCTGTTTTGGCCACTGTTCCTCTTTGACTTGCCGCGCTTCACCCTCTCAACCCTGGCAGTTGGCCTGACCTGGGCCCTGGTCCGGCGTCCACCGGCGCCAAGCCGCCGCGAGGTACCGGTTAGTGTCCTGCTAGTGGGCCATAACGAGGGCAGCCGCCTGCCGGCAGCGGTTCGCACCCTGCGCCGCCAGACCCAGGAAAACATCCAGATCGTCGTAATCGACGATGGCTCAACCGATGATATGAGCTCAGTCGCCCGCCGCCTAAAGCGTCAGGGTCTGATTGATGACTACCGCTCAACCGATCTACGTGGTGGTAAGGCAGCGGCGCTCAACCTGGGCTTCAGTCTTTGTAAGCATGATGTGTTGGTGTCCTGCGATATCGACACCAGCTTTGATGATGACGCGATTGAGCGCATCGTCGCCCGCCTATTATCCGATGATGAAATTGGCGCCGTGTCCGGCAATATTGCCGCGCGCAATGTTGACGACAATTTGATCACCCGGTTCCAGGCGATTGAGTATCTCGACAATATCAGCCTGGGTCGTCAGTTCCTCGATCAGATGGATTGGCTGATGATCGTCTCTGGCGCGTTCGGTGCGTTCCGGCGTGAAGCCGTTGAGCGTGTCGGCGGCTGGGATGTAGGCCCGGGCGATGACAGTAACCTGACCATCAAGCTGCGCCGTGCCGGCTGGAAGGTTGGCTTTGCTGAGGATGCTTGGTGCCTAACGAATGTGCCAGATAGCGACCTGGGCGTTATCCGCCAGCGCATGCGTTGGGATCGCAGCCTGATCCGCAACCGCTTCCGCAAGTTCCGCAGCGTGTTCAGCCCGACCTCTAAGCAGTTCCGCTGGCGCGATATCTTTGCCAGCGTTAATGCGCTGTTCTTCAATGTGTTGCTGCCGTTCAGCTGGCTGCTGTACCTGCCTTACGTGGTCATCTTCTTCCCGCATCTCTTGGTGCCGTTGGTCCTGTTCCTTTGGGCCGTTTACACCACGATGTCTGCTTTCACCTTCTTCACCTGCGCTTTGGTGGCGCCGCGCCGCGGTATGCACCGGCTCTGGATCTACATCCCGGGCTACAGCGTCTATGTTAGTTTCTTCCTACGTTTCATCCGGATTGCCGCCTGCTTCACGGAACTCGCGTTCCGCAGCAGCTACAAAGACAGCTTCTATCCGGAGAAAGTGCGCCGGAGCGTCCAACAATGGTAA
- a CDS encoding C40 family peptidase, which yields MSSTLDPRIHAYRPDMADRRLEGKIEAPSFVDGATFTVSVTRVPLWQNSRLDSRWGSELLYGETVQVFDIRGGLAWCQSDVDGYVGYVAAEALQAATNPPTHRVRAIRAPVFPEPDLKKPTISWRSIGSRVSLTGQEKNRFVEQADGSWIYSRHVEPLDTVTEDYIATARRFMELPYIWGGRSGAGLDCSALVQLALNFAGMHDCPRDTDQQREGLGQMLPPDTPLKVGDFAFFPGHIGIMLDDTQMLHANATHMAVSIDPALEVASWTLKSDGAGITGVNRL from the coding sequence ATGAGCAGTACCCTAGACCCGCGTATTCACGCCTATCGTCCAGACATGGCCGATCGGCGTTTGGAAGGTAAGATTGAGGCGCCCAGCTTTGTGGATGGGGCCACCTTCACCGTTTCCGTGACCCGCGTTCCGCTTTGGCAGAACAGCCGCCTCGACAGCCGTTGGGGCAGTGAACTGCTCTATGGTGAGACGGTACAGGTCTTCGATATTCGCGGTGGCCTCGCCTGGTGCCAATCGGATGTTGATGGCTATGTCGGCTATGTCGCCGCCGAGGCATTGCAGGCCGCCACCAACCCGCCAACCCATCGGGTACGGGCCATCCGGGCGCCTGTATTCCCCGAGCCTGATTTGAAGAAACCGACGATCAGCTGGCGCAGCATCGGCAGCCGCGTTTCCCTTACCGGGCAGGAGAAGAACCGGTTCGTCGAGCAGGCCGATGGCAGCTGGATCTATAGCCGCCATGTTGAACCCCTAGATACGGTTACCGAGGACTACATCGCGACCGCCAGACGGTTTATGGAGCTGCCCTATATCTGGGGTGGCCGCAGCGGTGCTGGGCTTGATTGCTCAGCGCTTGTTCAGCTGGCACTAAACTTCGCCGGGATGCATGACTGCCCGCGTGATACGGATCAGCAGCGTGAGGGGCTGGGCCAAATGCTGCCACCGGACACGCCACTCAAGGTCGGCGATTTCGCATTCTTCCCCGGCCATATCGGCATAATGCTGGATGACACCCAAATGCTTCACGCCAATGCGACCCATATGGCCGTCAGCATTGACCCCGCATTAGAGGTGGCCAGCTGGACCCTAAAAAGCGACGGCGCTGGCATTACCGGTGTGAACCGTTTGTAG
- a CDS encoding biotin/lipoyl-binding protein has protein sequence MRRIKPKARVDQLVTEKRKPKKSYGRQIYLGLLGIVALGIADLAFGHLLYLDADGQVMQDNYAVATEHRGTVMELFVEEGTVVQKGDLLARIRSRDVLERLADLRSQQLTMQRDLNAMVSRREVLLATRTAALERSRILEESLRNTRDAKERGLVRADRLANAVDEAFTSMRDAQQVIADAKTIDNTIELMSHSLDELTEALSLLEDAYNNGDVLAAHEGLIANLNILEGAVVEPGDSLMEIYFNKPFVLAQVPTGTAYNLELEQEVVIQAGVESMSGRVKHIYPVASKLSEEFQRTFEPTDRRQLVRIDFMHTESDLPLFSKVQITTTALGRPFSRLAETVFRPRAYAESEETAQQ, from the coding sequence ATGCGTCGTATCAAACCCAAGGCCCGCGTCGACCAACTGGTTACCGAAAAGCGTAAGCCTAAGAAGAGCTATGGCCGCCAGATTTATCTGGGGCTGCTGGGCATTGTTGCCCTGGGCATCGCCGACCTGGCCTTCGGTCACCTGCTATACCTCGATGCCGATGGTCAGGTGATGCAGGACAATTACGCCGTCGCGACTGAGCATCGCGGCACGGTAATGGAGCTGTTTGTTGAGGAAGGCACCGTCGTCCAGAAGGGCGATTTGCTGGCCCGTATCCGCAGCCGTGACGTGCTTGAGCGTCTGGCCGACCTCCGCTCCCAACAGCTCACCATGCAGCGCGATTTGAACGCCATGGTCTCCCGGCGTGAGGTGCTGCTCGCGACCCGCACCGCCGCACTCGAACGCTCCCGCATTTTGGAAGAGAGCCTGCGCAACACCCGCGACGCGAAAGAGCGTGGCCTGGTTCGTGCCGACCGGCTGGCCAATGCGGTTGATGAGGCGTTCACCAGCATGCGCGACGCGCAGCAGGTTATTGCTGACGCCAAGACCATCGACAACACGATCGAGTTGATGAGCCACAGCCTGGATGAGCTGACTGAGGCGTTGAGCCTTCTGGAAGACGCTTACAACAACGGTGATGTCCTTGCCGCCCATGAGGGGCTGATTGCCAATCTGAACATCCTTGAAGGTGCCGTCGTTGAACCCGGCGATAGCCTGATGGAGATCTACTTCAACAAGCCCTTTGTATTGGCGCAGGTTCCTACCGGCACCGCCTATAACCTAGAGCTTGAGCAAGAGGTCGTTATCCAAGCGGGTGTTGAGAGCATGTCTGGCCGGGTGAAGCACATCTATCCAGTCGCCTCCAAACTGAGTGAAGAATTCCAACGGACCTTCGAGCCAACGGATCGTCGCCAGCTGGTGCGCATCGACTTCATGCACACTGAGAGTGATTTGCCACTGTTCAGTAAGGTGCAGATCACGACCACAGCCCTGGGCCGTCCATTCAGCCGCCTGGCCGAGACGGTGTTCCGCCCCCGCGCCTATGCGGAAAGCGAAGAAACCGCACAACAGTAA
- a CDS encoding MarR family transcriptional regulator yields the protein MSQRLEPLELWRRVHLSIVRSDAPDLTIRQYALLLAVYMNDPPHTVRGLAEQLSISKPAVVRAVDTLSRLGYVKRKVDTEDRRSVLIQRTVPGSVFLSEFADLMQRVNWDYAAERGDPFDPNG from the coding sequence ATGTCGCAACGGCTTGAACCGCTGGAGCTTTGGCGCCGGGTACATCTGTCCATCGTCCGCTCAGACGCGCCGGATTTGACGATCCGGCAATACGCGCTGCTGCTAGCTGTCTACATGAACGATCCACCCCACACGGTGCGGGGGCTGGCCGAGCAACTAAGCATCTCAAAACCGGCTGTGGTCCGGGCCGTCGATACCCTTTCCCGCCTCGGTTATGTGAAGCGCAAAGTGGATACTGAGGATCGGCGGTCGGTCCTGATCCAGCGTACGGTGCCAGGCTCCGTATTTTTGAGTGAGTTCGCCGATCTGATGCAGCGGGTGAACTGGGACTATGCCGCCGAACGCGGCGACCCCTTTGACCCTAACGGCTAA
- a CDS encoding PAS domain S-box protein → MSQATTDKDALPLVGAGCKSEEMRELGAGHGGGKLSLDSPPEHLLADEYYSIIFHNAPTPICMNMADGTLVRGNQAWADFIGYDLEELGSVHWREITHPDDIEPDQAMVDEILAGKRSSGHMEKRYYRKDGQMVWGMLKMNLIRDDQDKPIYFVSQIIDITEIKEAQEALKFARDRQAEQADRLAQLNTELEAAKLAAEAANFNKSEFLAQMSHELRTPLNSIIGFNELIRDELHGPLGADIYKEYAGYIGQSAQHLLSMINDLLDLSKIEAGKMVIEPEWQSVKPMLETVVTLTRGYAKEYRMEVQVEIAEGLDGLFGDARAAKQILVNLVSNAIKYSEEGRIVALAAKPLEDQSGVEVTVTDNGIGMTAEEVEVALRPFEQVDSELATKREGTGLGLPLARELVQLHGGRFGIESAPGEGTKITVTFPNPAENADDG, encoded by the coding sequence TTGTCGCAAGCGACGACTGATAAGGACGCGCTGCCACTCGTCGGTGCGGGCTGTAAATCCGAAGAGATGCGTGAGTTGGGTGCTGGCCATGGGGGCGGCAAGCTGTCCCTCGACAGCCCGCCTGAGCATCTGCTTGCCGACGAATATTACTCCATCATCTTCCACAACGCGCCGACGCCGATCTGCATGAACATGGCGGATGGCACGCTGGTCCGTGGCAACCAGGCCTGGGCTGATTTCATCGGCTATGATCTGGAAGAGCTGGGCAGCGTTCATTGGCGTGAGATTACCCACCCCGACGATATTGAACCCGACCAGGCGATGGTCGATGAGATCCTGGCCGGCAAACGCTCCTCTGGCCATATGGAGAAGCGGTATTACCGCAAAGACGGCCAGATGGTCTGGGGCATGCTGAAGATGAACCTGATCCGCGATGATCAGGACAAGCCGATCTATTTCGTCTCGCAAATCATCGACATCACTGAGATCAAAGAGGCCCAAGAGGCCCTGAAATTCGCCCGCGATCGTCAGGCCGAGCAGGCAGACCGCCTGGCCCAGCTGAATACTGAGCTTGAGGCAGCCAAGCTGGCGGCAGAGGCAGCCAACTTCAATAAATCCGAGTTCCTGGCCCAGATGAGCCACGAACTCCGTACACCGCTAAACAGCATCATCGGCTTCAATGAACTGATCCGGGATGAGCTGCACGGCCCCCTCGGGGCCGATATCTATAAGGAATATGCAGGCTATATCGGACAGAGTGCCCAGCACCTGCTGTCGATGATCAACGATCTGCTCGACCTCTCCAAGATTGAGGCGGGCAAGATGGTGATTGAACCGGAGTGGCAATCGGTAAAGCCGATGCTTGAGACCGTCGTCACCCTGACCCGTGGCTACGCCAAAGAGTACCGGATGGAAGTGCAGGTCGAGATCGCGGAGGGGTTAGATGGCCTGTTCGGCGATGCAAGGGCGGCCAAGCAAATCCTGGTCAATTTGGTCTCCAACGCCATTAAGTACTCCGAAGAGGGGCGCATCGTTGCCCTGGCGGCAAAACCGCTTGAGGACCAGAGCGGGGTTGAGGTGACGGTGACCGATAACGGCATCGGCATGACCGCCGAAGAGGTTGAGGTCGCCCTACGGCCGTTTGAGCAGGTTGATAGCGAGCTTGCCACAAAGCGCGAGGGGACGGGCCTCGGCCTGCCCTTAGCGCGTGAGCTAGTACAGCTGCATGGCGGGCGGTTTGGTATTGAAAGCGCGCCCGGTGAAGGCACGAAGATCACCGTGACCTTCCCGAACCCAGCCGAAAATGCTGACGACGGTTAG
- a CDS encoding response regulator, giving the protein MSSMTSTVALDANLILFSDKPVLMRAIRDHLRECKFTNVTVITDPERLMTAMRSQGADLLIADMDVEQDCSLKVMKKIREDDHLFRVPIIALSGNASKDTVLKAARAGANDVVVKPFPLKQLHDRVVAALSRD; this is encoded by the coding sequence ATGAGCAGCATGACCAGTACCGTGGCCTTGGATGCCAACCTGATCCTGTTCAGTGATAAGCCGGTATTGATGCGGGCGATCCGTGACCATCTGCGCGAATGCAAGTTCACGAATGTAACCGTTATTACGGATCCTGAGCGTTTGATGACCGCCATGCGCAGTCAAGGCGCGGATCTACTGATCGCCGATATGGATGTTGAGCAGGACTGCTCCCTCAAAGTGATGAAGAAGATCCGTGAGGATGATCATCTGTTTCGGGTGCCGATCATCGCCCTTAGCGGTAATGCCTCCAAAGATACGGTGCTTAAGGCCGCGCGTGCTGGCGCCAATGACGTGGTGGTTAAGCCATTCCCGCTAAAGCAGCTTCATGATCGTGTGGTTGCTGCCCTAAGCCGCGACTGA